A portion of the bacterium genome contains these proteins:
- a CDS encoding prepilin peptidase, translating into YCLITDLLYRKIYNHATITAILIGLGINAIYFGYSGLTNSLLGLAIGFFPFFIIFLLGGIGAGDVKLMAAIGALKGFPFIIWAIIYTALSGGIISIVVMIWYGTLLSTLRNIWRTFISAVLPWLVMEPLKKESTPFLPYGVAICVGTFWALFEEIYGVRGWLLGQ; encoded by the coding sequence TCTACTGTCTTATTACTGATCTTCTGTATCGCAAGATTTATAACCACGCCACTATTACGGCTATCCTGATCGGATTAGGGATAAATGCCATCTACTTTGGTTATTCAGGGCTTACTAATAGCCTTCTTGGATTGGCCATCGGATTTTTCCCCTTTTTTATTATCTTTCTTTTAGGAGGTATAGGGGCCGGGGACGTGAAGCTGATGGCCGCTATTGGGGCTTTAAAAGGTTTTCCTTTTATCATCTGGGCCATTATCTACACCGCCCTTTCAGGGGGAATTATATCGATAGTTGTTATGATCTGGTATGGAACGCTGTTATCAACCTTGAGAAATATCTGGCGGACATTTATCAGCGCTGTTTTACCCTGGTTGGTGATGGAACCTTTAAAGAAAGAGTCTACCCCTTTTCTCCCCTATGGAGTGGCTATATGTGTCGGGACTTTTTGGGCGCTGTTTGAGGAGATTTACGGTGTGAGAGGATGGTTATTGGGGCAATGA